The following proteins are encoded in a genomic region of Vicia villosa cultivar HV-30 ecotype Madison, WI unplaced genomic scaffold, Vvil1.0 ctg.000469F_1_1, whole genome shotgun sequence:
- the LOC131628635 gene encoding uncharacterized protein LOC131628635, giving the protein MAPPKPPNPSSKEILEEALQMSSLHLNNAMAETQKQMDVRFAQVHEEISKQVGQLHTRLENDKVEEESKYQALMAALQKISIQKEQQAAIPTHSAHSGGSTSGIQPSSLSFGSPTLTHVITPTHSPITHTATPTHSVFRPPVTHTFSPTQPTISIPPNFHAVPPPPHFIPYPPYTPQSAFVPITQPDPYHQLAHIPPLPPLRSPKLELPLFDGSNPLEWLFQADQFFSFYNLLPENRLSLISFYMKGDALGWFKWMHQNRLLTDWVSFTRALELRFGPSTFENHQAELFKLKQTGSVMEYQTKFEQLGNQVVGLPAVAILNCFISGLHMDIQNELAIHKPTSISQAIGLAKLIESKLKESKQKFTKPFSTFQKPIPTPPTTQNFKPHPSSAQPNLTTQKSPNPQQPKFPIRKLTQAQLQERRAQGLCFNCDEKFITGHRCSTNRFFILLADEEGVSVEPENLNLEEPPMEADFSDTYFQLSPQALTGHYHPQTLKFKGKIHGLTVMVLVDTGSTHNIMQPRIAQHLNLPTTPINQFSVMVGNGSHLQCEGICNNVQILLQNKPFTLPFYLLPIEGADIVLGMAWLRTLGPIQADFSIPSLTFQHQNTPLTLTGDPNSTPINTSFHQLRQLIHTDAIASFHLLIMEPIQNTSPTSKLPASAPPNQTLLPTPLTRLLTKFQSIFQHPKGLPPPRPHDHHINLLPNTPPINVKPYRYPHSKKETMTKMIQEMLQEGTIIPSTSPFSSPVLLVKKKDGTWRFCVDYRALNAVTVKDRFPIPTIDELLDELSSATIFSKIDLCSGYHQIRLASKDTYKTAFRTFDGHYEFLVMPFGLRNGPSTFQSAMNELLRPFLRKFVLVFFDDILIYSANFEEHLTHLQVILELLQKQAFFVKLPKCVFAARQIEYLGHIISKGGVAPDTEKVKAILDWPTPRSLSTLRGFLGLTGFYRRFVKGYATLAAPLTDLLRSTNFN; this is encoded by the coding sequence ATGGCTCCCCCAAAACCCCCAAACCCCTCTTCTAAAGAGATTTTAGAAGAAGCTTTACAAATGTCCTCATTACACTTAAACAATGCTATGGCTGAGACACAAAAGCAAATGGATGTAAGATTTGCTCAAGTTCATGAAGAGATCTCCAAACAAGTGGGTCAGCTGCATACAAGGTTAGAGAATGACAAAGTTGAGGAAGAGTCAAAATACCAAGCTCTTATGGCAGCTCTGCAGAAAATTTCCATACAAAAAGAACAACAAGCTGCTATACCTACCCATTCTGCACATTCTGGTGGCAGCACATCAGGTATACAACCCTCTTCCTTATCTTTTGGGTCACCTACTTTAACCCATGTGATCACACCCACCCACTCACCCATTACCCACACTGCTACCCCGACCCATTCTGTTTTCAGACCACCCGTAACCCACACTTTTTCCCCCACTCAGCCCACTATATCTATACCCCCAAATTTTCACGCTGTACCCCCACCACCACATTTTATTCCATACCCCCCATACACACCCCAATCTGCATTTGTCCCAATCACACAACCAGACCCATACCATCAGCTAGCCCACATACCCCCATTACCCCCTTTGCGTTCACCAAAACTTGAATTGCCTTTATTTGATGGGTCTAATCCATTGGAATGGTTATTTCAAGCGGATCAGTTCTTTAGTTTTTATAATCTTCTACCAGAAAATCGTTTATCTCTTATTTCATTTTATATGAAGGGTGATGCTTTAGGTTGGTTTAAGTGGATGCACCAAAATCGTTTGTTAACTGATTGGGTATCTTTCACAAGAGCTTTAGAATTACGTTTTGGTCCTTCTACTTTTGAAAATCATCAAGctgaattatttaaattaaagcaAACTGGTTCTGTTATGGAGTATCAAACAAAATTCGAGCAACTTGGAAACCAAGTGGTGGGGCTACCTGCTGTAGCTATTCTAAATTGTTTCATCTCTGGCCTACATATGGATATTCAAAATGAATTAGCTATCCATAAGCCTACATCTATTTCCCAAGCAATTGGGCTTGCCAAATTAATTGAGTCTAAACTCAAAGAGTCCAAACAAAAGTTCACTAAACCTTTTTCCACTTTCCAAAAACCAATTCCCACACCCCCAACCACCCAGAATTTCAAACCACACCCTTCTTCGGCTCAGCCCAATCTTACTACTCAAAAAAGCCCCAACCCACAACAACCTAAATTTCCCATCCGCAAGCTTACCCAAGCCCAACTACAAGAGAGACGAGCCCAAGGCCTTTGTTTCAATTGTGATGAGAAATTCATCACGGGACATAGATGTTCCACAAACAGATTTTTCATACTCTTGGCTGATGAGGAGGGAGTGAGTGTTGAACCAGAAAATTTAAATTTGGAAGAACCTCCTATGGAGGCAGACTTTAGTGATACTTACTTCCAGTTATCCCCTCAAGCTCTAACAGGCCATTACCACccacaaacattaaaattcaAAGGAAAAATCCATGGGTTAACCGTTATGGTTTTGGTAGACACGGGTAGTACTCACAACATTATGCAGCCCCGAATTGCTCAGCACCTCAACCTCCCCACCACCCCAATCAACCAATTTTCTGTCATGGTTGGCAATGGATCCCACCTTCAATGTGAGGGAATTTGCAACAATGTTCAAATCCTGCTTCAAAATAAACCTTTCACCTTGCCTTTTTATTTACTACCGATTGAAGGTGCTGATATTGTTCTAGGAATGGCTTGGCTTAGAACACTGGGACCCATTCAAGCAGATTTTTCAATTCCCTCTCTCACTTTTCAACATCAAAACACCCCCCTAACTCTCACCGGTGATCCCAACTCAACCCCCATAAATACCTCTTTCCACCAATTACGCCAACTCATCCACACCGATGCCATTGCCTCTTTTCACTTATTAATAATGGAACCTATTCAGAACACTTCCCCCACATCTAAACTACCAGCTTCTGCCCCACCTAACCAAACCTTATTACCCACCccccttacaagacttttgaccAAATTTCAATCAATTTTTCAACATCCAAAAGGCCTTCCCCCACCAAGACCGCATGACCACCATATAAACCTTCTGCCCAATACACCACCCATCAATGTGAAACCCTACCGCTACCCTCATTCAAAAAAAGAAACCATGACAAAAATGATACAAGAGATGCTTCAAGAAGGCACAATCATACCTAGCACTAGCCCTTTTTCATCACCGGTCTTATTAGTCAAAAAGAAAGACGGAACGTGGAgattttgtgttgattatagagcaTTGAATGCAGTAACAGTAAAGGACAGATTTCCCATACCCACTATTGATGAACTATTAGACGAACTCAGTTCCGCTaccattttttccaagatagacTTGTGTTCAGGATACCATCAGATCAGATTAGCATCAAAAGACACGTATAAAACAGCTTTTCGAACTTTCGATGGGCATTACGAATTCCTTGTAATGCCTTTCGGCCTCAGAAATGGGCCATCTACTTTTCAATCAGCTATGAACGAATTACTTCGTCCTTTCCTACGAAAATTTGTTCTTGTTTtctttgatgatattttaatttacagTGCTAATTTTGAGGAGCATCTAACACATTTGCAGGTTATTTTAGAGTTGTTACAAAAGCAGGCATTTTTTGTGAAGCTACCTAAGTGTGTTTTTGCAGCAAGACAGATTGAATATTTAGGACACATTATTTCAAAAGGAGGAGTCGCACCTGATACTGAAAAAGTGAAGGCCATTTTGGATTGGCCAACACCACGTTCACTCTCGACGCTCCGAGGTTTTTTAGGCCTTACCGGGTTTTATCGCAGATTTGTTAAAGGCTACGCCACTCTCGCCGCTCCCCTCACCGATTTATTGCGTTCCACTAATTTCAACTAG